In Oncorhynchus tshawytscha isolate Ot180627B linkage group LG23, Otsh_v2.0, whole genome shotgun sequence, the following proteins share a genomic window:
- the LOC121840550 gene encoding uncharacterized protein K02A2.6-like encodes MSGWPATGRKELTPYFQRRNEITTYQGCLMWGMRVLIPQKCQHLVLQQLHEGHVGIVKMKLLARSHFWWPGLDQQIENMAKNCSGCLETLHMPAPVPVHPWEWPAEPWQRIHVDYAGPFEKHMFLVIVDAHSKWPEVFCTDSSTSAQTIECLRTTFACFSLPLQLVSDNAQAFVSDEFTRFMSVNGIKHSTSAPYHPATNGLAQRFVQTLKQGLRAAKRDEGTLQTKLAKFLASYRNTPHATTNESTAALMFGRPLRTQLDIMKPNRRNEVLNKQDAKMLDSGGRERHLQSGTQNLPGSSEPRHNVAASH; translated from the coding sequence ATGTCAGGATGGCCAGCTACTGGCAGAAAGGAGCTGACTCCTTATTTCCAGCGGAGAAACGAAATTACAACGTACCAAGGATGTTTGATGTGGGGAATGAGAGTCCTGATACCCCAGAAATGCCAACATCTAGTCTTGCAGCAACTACATGAAGGTCATGTTGGAATTGTCAAAATGAAGCTGCTCGCAAGGAGCCACTTCTGGTGGCCAGGTCTGGACCAACAGATAGAAAATATGGCAAAGAACTGTAGTGGATGTTTGGAAACCCTTCACATGCCTGCTCCTGTCCCAGTCCACCCATGGGAATGGCCCGCAGAGCCATGGCAGAGAATTCATGTGGACTACGCTGGTCCCTTTGAAAAGCACATGTTTCTGGTTATAGTTGATGCCCATTCCAAATGGCCAGAGGTGTTTTGCACTGACTCCTCCACCTCAGCTCAGACGATAGAGTGTCTCAGAACAACGTTTGCATGCTTCAGTTTGCCACTGCAGCTGGTAAGTGACAACGCGCAAGCTTTTGTAAGTGACGAGTTTACAAGATTCATGTCAGTAAATGGAATCAAACACTCAACCTCAGCGCCGTACCATCCTGCCACCAATGGGCTGGCACAGCGCTTTGTGCAAACCCTAAAGCAAGGACTCCGTGCAGCAAAACGAGACGAAGGGACTTTGCAAACAAAACTGGCCAAGTTCCTGGCCTCCTACCGAAACACCCCACATGCCACGACAAATGAAAGCACAGCCGCACTGATGTTCGGGAGGCCTCTCCGCACACAGCTGGACATCATGAAGCCAAACAGGCGTAATGAAGTGCTGAACAAACAAGATGCCAAGATGCTGGACTCCGGTGGCCGGGAGCGCCATCTCCAAAGCGGGACCCAGAACTTACCAGGTTCAAGTGAGCCCAGACATAATGTGGCGGCGTCACATTAA